From Peromyscus eremicus chromosome 3, PerEre_H2_v1, whole genome shotgun sequence, one genomic window encodes:
- the LOC131907103 gene encoding LOW QUALITY PROTEIN: sperm motility kinase X-like (The sequence of the model RefSeq protein was modified relative to this genomic sequence to represent the inferred CDS: deleted 1 base in 1 codon), whose amino-acid sequence MEQGREAHCSAEETFTADYKMMMTLGQGHFSEVKLAFHIPTVSCVAVKILRNKKKYASLIKSEISIMKSLAHPNIIKLFHVVQTRETTYLVMEHASEGDLLHHVLELGALEESEARRLFTQIVHALKYCHDNLIIHRDIKANNILLDHRGNAKLCDFGLSTKVIPGQKLGHFCGTLHYCAPELFGKEAYDGCATDIWSLGVLLFFMVTGRFPFNDYSSVGVKQQILTADFRVPQHVSVDIRDLILKLLIINPYRRLTIGQIMRHPMVKSSKAHLPPTSTQLSQVPQALALSRP is encoded by the exons ATGGAGCAGGGCAGGGAGGCCCACTGCTCTGCTGAGGAGACCTTCACTGCTGACTATAAGATGATGATGACCCTGGGCCAAGGACATTTTTCAGAGGTCAAACTGGCCTTTCATATCCCCACCGTATCCTGTGTGGCGGTAAAAATTCTTAGAAACAAGAAGAAGTATGCCTCACTTATCAAAAGTGAAATCAGCATCATGAAATCCCTTGCCCATCCTAACATCATTAAATTGTTTCATGTGGTCCAGACCAGAGAGACCACCTACCTGGTGATGGAGCATGCATCAGAGGGAGACCTGCTGCATCACGTCCTGGAACTGGGGGCCTTAGAGGAGAGCGAGGCTCGAAGGCTGTTTACCCAGATAGTGCATGCCCTGAAGTATTGCCATGATAACCTTATCATCCACAGAGACATAAAGGCCAATAACATCCTCCTCGACCACAGGGGTAATGcgaagctgtgtgactttggcctCTCTACTAAGGTCATCCCTGGGCAGAAACTTGGTCATTTCTGTGGCACTTTACACTACTGTGCCCCAGAACTCTTTGGAAAGGAGGCATATGATGGTTGTGCCACTGATATTTGGAGTTTAGGTGTGCTCCTCTTCTTCATGGTGACTGGACGCTTTCCCTTCAATGATTACTCTTCTGTGGGGGTGAAACAGCAGATCCTCACTGCAGACTTCAGGGTGCCTCAGCATGTTTCCGTTGATATTCGAGATCTCATCCTCAAACTGCTGATTATAAACCCCTACAGGAGGCTCACCATAGGCCAAATCATGAGGCATCCCATGGTCAAGAGCAGCAAGGCACATTTACCACCTACTTCTACCCAG CTCTCCCAGGTACCCCAAGCCCTAGCATTGTCAAGGCCATGA